From the genome of Corallococcus macrosporus DSM 14697:
TCACGTCGAAGAGACCCTGCCCGTACCGCCACAGCCAGCCGTTGAAGGGGTTGCTCCAGTCGCGGGGGAAGCTCCCCTTCGGGTAGCGCAGGCCCCGCTCCAGGACGCGCACGGACAAGCCCGCCTGCGCCAGCCGGCACGCCGCCACCGCTCCCCCGAAGCCGGTGCCAATGACCAGCGCGTCGTACGTCGGCGCCATGTTCCCCCTCGTTGCGACCCAGCCCCTGGGCAGGTTTCAACTGCCAACCTATTAACGCACGAGGGTCTGATCCTTCGACCTCCACAGACCGAGCCGGTCCAACCCCTTGAATTCTTTGTTTCACGCGCGGAGCCACGGGGTGGAAGCCGACGCCTCCCCCCGTTCCGCGCGCGGACGCTCAGTTGGCGCCGCGGTGATGCTCACACTCCCCCTTCGGACGGAACGGCAGCGCCCACAGCTCACGTCCCGTCGTGCCGTCATCCGCGGAGAAGAACACGTCCCAGCCCGAGCGCACGAAGTCACGGGGGGACGACGAAGCGCTCCCATGCGCCAGCCCGCGGAGCTGCTTCGTGCCTGAACGGGTGCCATCACTCACCCAGGGCTCGAAGCCGTGCACGCCATCGTTCGCGGAGAAGAACAGCGTGCCTTCAATGGACGCCAGCGCGTTGGGATCCGACGAAGCACCACCGGACGCCAGGTCCTTGAAGAGCCGGGTCCCCGCTCCGGTGCCATTGCTCACCCAGAGCTCACGCCCATCACCCGAACCATCATTCGCGGCGAAGAAGACGCGCGAGCCCAGCACCGCCAGCGAGCCCGGCGAGGAGCCCATGGGTCCTGGCCAGATGTCCTTCACCAGCCGCGTGCCCGGCGGCGGCGAGCCGTTGCTGATCCAGAGTTCCTCGCCCTCGGCTTCCCCGCTCCCGGCGCTGAAGACGACCCGGTGCCCCAGCGCGACCAGGTCGTGCGGGTACTCGCCAACGAAATGCCGCAACCGCTCCGTGCTCGAGGCGGCCCCATCCGTCCTCCACAAGCTGGCCTCGCCCTCGTCGTTATCCAGGAGGAAGTAGAGGCGCGACTTCACGGCCAGCGGACTGAAGATGACGTTGTCGCCCGCCCGGCTGAGGACGGAGATGGCGCCTGGCACTCCGGTGCTACGCCAGAGATGAACCGTGTCGCTGGAGCCCTCCTCCTGGGCCGCCACGAAGTAGAAGGCCTCGTCGCCCACGCGGGCGAAGGTGTGCGGGAATGAGTCAGCGGGTCCGGGTTCGATGTCTTCGACGAGGTACGTCCCCGCTTCCGTGCCATCGCTGCGCCACAGCTCGCTTCCGTTCACGCCGTCATCCGCGCCGAAGTACAGGACACCGCCGAACTCAACCATCAAGGGCGAGTTCCTCCTGAAGAAGGGGCTCGGACGGTGGACCCCATCCGCCGGCCCCGGGTAGATGTCCTTCACCAGGTACGTGCCAGCCGACGTCCCGTCGGTCACCCACAACTCGTAGCCGTGAACACCATCATCTGCGGCGAAGAACACCCGGTTCCCCACCCGGGTGAAGTTCGAGATCTCCGAGCTCGCCAGCCCCGGGTAGATGTCCTTCACCAGGGCCGTGCCGCTCCCGCCGGTTCCGCTGCTTCGCCACAGCTCACGTCCATGTGTGCCGTCGTTGGCCGTGAAGAAGAGGACCCGGTCGCCGTGGAACAAGTCGGCGGGATCGGACCCCGCCGCGCCGGGGTGGATGTCCTCCAAGCGGACGGCCTTCTTCCCACACAACTCCCACTTCTGACTCAGGTCGGACGCCTGACTCGCGGCAGCGACGTCTTGGACCTCGGTGACGTCTTCGACTTCGGTGCCACAGCCCGCGGCGCCCAGAAGGATGAGGAGTGGAAGATGGGGCTTCATGACGGCCTCCTTGTGATGGCGCGGCCCGTCCGCGCCGATGCCGGAGGGTGAGCGTCACGCACACCCGCATCCACTGCGCACGAGTGGCATGCCGCTGGCGGAATACGACAGTCACGCGCCGCGGGCCTGCGCGGTCGGGGCCGCGCCTGTGCCTCACCAGGTCGGCACGGCGACTGCACTGACTGTCCTTCGAGCCCGGCTCCGAAGGCGGTCACCGGCGCTCAGCGGCATCGGCGCGAGCAACGCGGCCCCAACGCCAGACATCACGCCACGACGGGCACGCACGCGCCGGACACAACGTCACACGAGGTCAAAACCCCAAGATGAATCCAACCCAGCAGAAGCTGAAGGCCCGGCGTCGTCCCGTTCGCGGCTTCACACTGATTGAAATCATGGTGGTCATCACCATCCTCGGCCTCATCGCCGCGGCGGTGGGCGTCTCCGTGATGTCGAACCTGGAGGAGGCCAAGCTGAAGACCGCCGCCCTGGACATCAAGACCTTGGAGACGGGGCTCAAGCTCCACTACATGAAGACGGGCAGCTTCCCGGAGACCCAGCCCGGACTGGAGGAGCTCCTCCAGGCGCGCACGCTGGATCGCCTGCCCAAGGACCCGTGGAACCGCGACTACGTGTACACGAATGAGGGCGGCAGCCCTGTCATCCTGTCGTACGGCGCGGACGGTGCCCCCGGGGGTGACGGCAGCGACGCGGACATCTCCTCCCAAGTGGAGTCCCCGTCCGCGAGCGCGGCCCGCAAGCCCAAGGGGCTCCGTTAGTCCGCCCCCCGCTCACGTCAGCGGCCCGCCGCCACGCGCGCGAAGTGATGGGCCAGCCGGTGCAGGACCTCCGTGTTGTCGGCCT
Proteins encoded in this window:
- a CDS encoding ELWxxDGT repeat protein — its product is MKPHLPLLILLGAAGCGTEVEDVTEVQDVAAASQASDLSQKWELCGKKAVRLEDIHPGAAGSDPADLFHGDRVLFFTANDGTHGRELWRSSGTGGSGTALVKDIYPGLASSEISNFTRVGNRVFFAADDGVHGYELWVTDGTSAGTYLVKDIYPGPADGVHRPSPFFRRNSPLMVEFGGVLYFGADDGVNGSELWRSDGTEAGTYLVEDIEPGPADSFPHTFARVGDEAFYFVAAQEEGSSDTVHLWRSTGVPGAISVLSRAGDNVIFSPLAVKSRLYFLLDNDEGEASLWRTDGAASSTERLRHFVGEYPHDLVALGHRVVFSAGSGEAEGEELWISNGSPPPGTRLVKDIWPGPMGSSPGSLAVLGSRVFFAANDGSGDGRELWVSNGTGAGTRLFKDLASGGASSDPNALASIEGTLFFSANDGVHGFEPWVSDGTRSGTKQLRGLAHGSASSSPRDFVRSGWDVFFSADDGTTGRELWALPFRPKGECEHHRGAN
- the gspG gene encoding type II secretion system major pseudopilin GspG — translated: MNPTQQKLKARRRPVRGFTLIEIMVVITILGLIAAAVGVSVMSNLEEAKLKTAALDIKTLETGLKLHYMKTGSFPETQPGLEELLQARTLDRLPKDPWNRDYVYTNEGGSPVILSYGADGAPGGDGSDADISSQVESPSASAARKPKGLR